In one window of Burkholderia sp. NRF60-BP8 DNA:
- a CDS encoding DUF1345 domain-containing protein, which yields MTFYPQVLRNRPRMVAAFVAGLLCAVLLPFPLRPTVRALIGWDCAVWLYLVLMWVRMVTAHHHKVREVAIREDENATTVLTVVCLATVASVAAIAIELATAKSVGFRAGLSHYAITGATLFGAWFLIPTIFTLHYARLYYGSPSGDRALRFPDRNPEPDYWDFLYFAFTLAVASQTADVSLANRSARRSVLAQSILSFYFNMAVLGLSINVAAGLLS from the coding sequence ATGACGTTTTATCCGCAGGTATTACGCAACCGGCCGCGCATGGTCGCGGCGTTCGTCGCCGGCTTGCTGTGCGCGGTGCTGCTGCCATTTCCGCTGCGCCCGACCGTGCGGGCGCTGATCGGCTGGGATTGCGCGGTCTGGTTGTATCTGGTGCTGATGTGGGTGCGCATGGTCACCGCGCATCATCACAAGGTGCGCGAAGTCGCGATCCGCGAGGATGAAAACGCGACGACCGTGCTGACCGTCGTGTGCCTCGCGACCGTCGCGAGCGTCGCGGCGATCGCGATCGAACTCGCGACCGCGAAGAGCGTCGGCTTCCGCGCGGGACTCAGCCACTACGCGATCACGGGCGCGACGCTGTTCGGCGCGTGGTTCCTGATTCCGACGATCTTCACGCTGCACTATGCGCGGCTCTATTACGGCTCGCCGAGCGGCGATCGCGCGCTCCGTTTCCCGGACCGGAACCCGGAGCCCGATTACTGGGATTTCCTGTATTTCGCGTTCACGCTCGCGGTCGCGTCGCAGACGGCCGACGTGTCGCTCGCGAACCGCTCCGCGCGGCGCTCGGTGCTCGCGCAGTCGATCCTGTCGTTCTACTTCAACATGGCCGTGCTCGGCTTGTCGATCAACGTCGCGGCGGGGCTGCTGAGCTGA
- a CDS encoding metallophosphoesterase, giving the protein MTATALLCRHPENTTGRDFVVGDLHGCVDVLRALLHDVRFDPARDRLFSVGDLVDRGPASDTALDLLERPWCHVVRGNHEEVLSLVARGKLPPDVWRGIGGDWGADLPPERLRAHAARVDALPLVRVIGDGPTRFNVLHAEFFGSDADLDTGSYSHDVRERLMWGRDLVQGLADPARQAGLSLTCTGHTPVRAPLRIGAQWFIDTGAFAPAGRLTLAEPRTGRTWSMTQAEARERHAGDWPLP; this is encoded by the coding sequence ATGACCGCCACCGCCCTGCTCTGCCGCCATCCCGAGAATACGACCGGCCGCGACTTCGTCGTCGGCGACCTGCACGGCTGCGTCGACGTACTGCGCGCGCTGCTGCACGACGTCCGCTTCGACCCGGCCCGCGACCGGCTGTTCTCGGTCGGCGATCTCGTCGATCGCGGCCCGGCCTCCGACACCGCGCTCGACCTGCTCGAGCGGCCGTGGTGCCACGTCGTGCGCGGCAATCACGAGGAAGTGCTGAGCCTCGTCGCGCGCGGCAAGTTGCCGCCCGACGTGTGGCGCGGCATCGGCGGCGACTGGGGCGCCGACCTGCCGCCGGAGCGACTGCGCGCGCATGCGGCGCGCGTCGACGCATTGCCGCTCGTGCGCGTGATCGGCGACGGCCCGACGCGCTTCAACGTGCTGCATGCGGAATTCTTCGGCTCGGACGCGGATCTCGATACGGGCAGTTATTCGCACGACGTACGCGAGCGGCTGATGTGGGGCCGCGACCTCGTCCAGGGGCTCGCGGATCCGGCGCGGCAGGCCGGGCTGTCGCTGACCTGCACCGGTCACACGCCGGTGCGTGCGCCGCTACGGATCGGCGCGCAATGGTTCATCGATACGGGTGCGTTCGCGCCCGCCGGCCGGCTTACGCTCGCCGAGCCGCGCACCGGCCGCACCTGGTCGATGACGCAGGCCGAAGCGCGCGAACGCCACGCGGGCGACTGGCCGCTGCCCTGA
- a CDS encoding glutathione S-transferase, whose translation MLTVHHLNNSRSQRVLWLLEELDVPYEIVRYERDPKTMLAPAELRAIHPLGKSPVVTDDGRTFAESGAIVEYLVERYADGRLAPPPGSPERHDYTYWLHYAEGSAMPPLLLKLVALRIAQAPMPFFARPIARKIAATLQSGFVDPQIALHLGHVDGALARTGWFVGDRFSAADIQMSFPLEAATARGGGSRYPAIARFLDTIHARPAYQRALERGGRYDLLK comes from the coding sequence ATGCTCACCGTCCATCACCTGAACAACTCGCGTTCGCAGCGCGTGCTCTGGCTGCTCGAAGAACTGGATGTGCCGTACGAGATCGTGCGCTACGAACGCGATCCGAAGACGATGCTCGCGCCGGCCGAATTGCGCGCGATCCATCCGCTCGGCAAGTCGCCCGTCGTGACCGACGACGGCCGCACGTTCGCCGAATCGGGCGCGATCGTCGAATACCTGGTCGAACGCTACGCCGACGGGCGCCTCGCGCCGCCGCCCGGCTCGCCCGAGCGGCACGACTACACGTACTGGCTTCACTATGCGGAAGGGTCCGCGATGCCGCCGCTGCTGCTCAAGCTCGTCGCGCTGCGGATCGCGCAGGCGCCGATGCCGTTCTTCGCGCGGCCGATCGCACGCAAGATCGCCGCGACGCTGCAGTCGGGCTTCGTCGATCCGCAGATCGCGCTGCATCTCGGCCATGTCGACGGCGCGCTGGCACGCACCGGTTGGTTCGTCGGCGACCGCTTCAGCGCGGCCGACATCCAGATGAGCTTTCCGCTCGAAGCCGCGACCGCGCGCGGCGGCGGCAGCCGGTATCCCGCGATCGCGCGCTTTCTCGACACGATTCATGCCCGGCCTGCATACCAGCGCGCGCTGGAGCGCGGCGGCCGGTACGACCTGCTCAAGTGA
- a CDS encoding hemolysin family protein yields the protein MLQIFALIGALFLVALNGFFVAAEFGLVKLRATRVKTLARKHGLRGRILGIVHGRLDAYLSACQLGITLASLGLGWVGEPAFAQLIGPLLDLVGVHSERVVHLISLVFAFSLISFLHIVVGELAPKSMAIRQSEKVGLWVALPLYAFYWAMYPAIWVLNTSANAVLRLAGLSADHGGDAHYSTDELKLILRSRRSAAGNAAQPARGTYSNDEWNTLAHSLDFSSMTVSDLMRPAHEMIGLRRDLPLPDNMEIVARHRFSRYPLFEDASREQVSGLIHLKDLLLARHAGAALDDLSDYVRPVQYVKPDTPALELFRRFRKGAPHFALVGNKGEKPIGFLTLDNLLGALVGQIHDEFRQGDADWSRLDDGTLMGKGSLPVVSLEQALGIDIDEGRAESVGGLVIQALSDLPTEGQRVSFDRFDVVVKKMNGPRIVLVRVYPKIAKEADE from the coding sequence TTGTTACAGATCTTCGCGCTCATCGGCGCGTTGTTCCTGGTGGCCCTGAACGGGTTCTTCGTTGCGGCCGAATTCGGCCTCGTCAAACTCCGCGCAACGCGCGTCAAGACCCTCGCCCGCAAGCACGGCCTGCGCGGGCGCATCCTCGGCATCGTGCACGGCCGGCTCGACGCGTATCTTTCCGCGTGCCAGCTCGGCATCACGCTCGCGTCGCTCGGCCTCGGCTGGGTCGGCGAACCGGCGTTCGCGCAACTGATCGGCCCGCTGCTCGACCTGGTCGGCGTCCACTCCGAACGCGTCGTGCACCTGATCTCGCTCGTGTTCGCGTTCTCGCTGATCTCGTTCCTGCACATCGTCGTCGGCGAACTGGCGCCGAAATCGATGGCGATCCGCCAGTCGGAGAAGGTCGGCCTGTGGGTCGCGCTGCCGCTCTACGCGTTCTACTGGGCGATGTATCCGGCGATCTGGGTGCTCAATACCAGCGCCAACGCGGTCCTGCGGCTCGCGGGGCTGTCGGCCGACCACGGCGGCGACGCGCACTATTCGACCGACGAGCTGAAGCTGATCCTGCGCAGCCGCCGCAGCGCGGCCGGCAATGCGGCACAGCCGGCGCGCGGCACGTACAGCAACGACGAGTGGAACACGCTCGCGCACTCGCTCGATTTTTCGTCGATGACCGTGTCGGACCTGATGCGGCCGGCCCATGAAATGATCGGCCTGCGGCGCGACCTGCCGCTGCCCGACAACATGGAGATCGTCGCGCGGCACCGCTTCAGCCGCTATCCGCTGTTCGAGGATGCGTCGCGCGAACAGGTGAGCGGGCTGATCCACCTGAAGGACCTGTTGCTCGCCCGTCACGCGGGCGCCGCGCTCGACGACCTGTCCGACTACGTGCGCCCGGTCCAGTACGTGAAGCCCGACACGCCGGCGCTCGAACTGTTCCGCCGCTTCCGCAAGGGCGCCCCGCACTTCGCGCTGGTAGGCAACAAGGGCGAGAAGCCGATCGGCTTCCTGACGCTCGACAACCTGCTCGGCGCGCTGGTCGGCCAGATCCACGACGAGTTCCGCCAGGGCGATGCCGACTGGAGCCGTCTCGACGACGGCACGTTGATGGGCAAGGGCAGCCTGCCCGTCGTCTCGCTCGAACAGGCGCTCGGCATCGACATCGACGAAGGCCGCGCGGAATCGGTCGGCGGCCTCGTGATCCAGGCGCTCAGCGACCTGCCGACCGAAGGGCAGCGCGTGTCGTTCGACCGCTTCGACGTCGTCGTGAAGAAGATGAACGGGCCGCGCATCGTGCTCGTGCGCGTCTATCCGAAGATCGCGAAAGAGGCCGACGAATGA
- a CDS encoding DUF3459 domain-containing protein: MSDCPHDPYAQHYIHCLPFGAQPCGALSTAPRTHFRVWAPGSTHVQLELDTGYGPTLVPMTSAGPNWFEVFVDCGAGARYRYRLDDTVSIPDPASRSQPEGLNGPSEVVDPRAFKWRNTFWHGRAWEDIALYAIRPHAVGGFDGVRRRLPQLARLGVTALELLASPHDSLPFAPLAAEGGPDALKALIDDAHGYGLAVLLELDYARFGSGTDALRHYAGPFFHTRDDPLQAAPLALDHPEVCDFFCDNALYWIDEYRCDGLRLREADRIGVSWLREIADRVRAAVPADRLIHLVLGSERHPAHLADTHFDAQWNGCGERALHRLTGRDTSAHEGISMHQSIHTLARALTAAGAAYRPAAPADGMAADGGLSLTSLVLSDGAWRDGGPGDHDGQAAGLAGLALSLLTPQIPLIFDETARDIDRAHFVQSALAVRAKLIAPRLSDCRPQDARALKADGDGDADALCASWRLADDETLTIALNLSPEAVPFDAPRGRVVFETPARARDRVDEGELPPYSLVAWLTGDVNRYALTHDVRRIDDGSWRGMRPNLNA, from the coding sequence ATGTCCGATTGTCCGCACGATCCGTACGCGCAGCACTACATCCATTGTTTGCCGTTTGGCGCGCAGCCCTGCGGCGCGCTCAGCACGGCGCCGCGCACGCATTTTCGCGTGTGGGCGCCCGGCAGCACTCACGTCCAGCTCGAGCTCGATACCGGCTACGGCCCGACGCTCGTCCCGATGACGAGCGCCGGCCCGAACTGGTTCGAAGTCTTCGTCGACTGCGGCGCGGGTGCGCGTTACCGCTATCGTCTCGACGATACGGTGTCGATTCCCGATCCCGCGTCGCGCTCGCAACCCGAGGGGCTCAACGGCCCGAGCGAGGTCGTCGATCCGCGCGCGTTCAAATGGCGCAATACGTTCTGGCACGGGCGCGCGTGGGAGGACATCGCGCTGTATGCGATCCGCCCGCACGCGGTGGGCGGCTTCGACGGCGTGCGCCGCCGCCTGCCGCAGCTCGCGCGCCTCGGCGTGACCGCGCTGGAGTTGCTCGCATCGCCGCACGACAGCCTGCCGTTCGCGCCGCTCGCGGCCGAAGGCGGCCCCGACGCGCTGAAGGCGCTGATCGACGATGCGCACGGCTACGGTCTCGCAGTGCTGCTGGAGCTCGACTACGCGCGCTTCGGCAGCGGCACCGATGCGCTGCGCCACTACGCGGGGCCGTTCTTCCACACGCGCGACGATCCGCTGCAGGCCGCGCCGCTCGCGCTCGACCATCCGGAAGTCTGCGATTTCTTCTGCGACAACGCGCTGTACTGGATCGACGAATACCGCTGCGACGGGCTGCGCCTGCGCGAAGCCGACCGGATCGGCGTGTCGTGGCTGCGCGAGATCGCGGATCGCGTGCGCGCCGCCGTGCCGGCCGACCGGCTGATCCACCTCGTGCTCGGCAGCGAGCGGCATCCGGCCCATCTCGCCGATACCCATTTCGACGCGCAGTGGAACGGCTGCGGCGAACGCGCGCTGCACCGGCTCACGGGGCGCGACACGTCGGCGCATGAAGGCATTTCGATGCACCAGTCGATTCACACGCTCGCTCGCGCGCTGACCGCGGCCGGCGCGGCGTACCGGCCGGCCGCGCCGGCTGACGGCATGGCCGCCGACGGCGGCCTGTCGCTGACGTCGCTCGTCCTGTCCGATGGCGCATGGCGCGACGGCGGCCCGGGCGATCACGACGGGCAGGCGGCCGGTCTGGCCGGGCTGGCGCTGTCGCTGCTCACGCCGCAGATCCCGCTGATCTTCGACGAAACCGCGCGCGACATCGACCGCGCGCATTTCGTGCAGTCGGCGCTCGCGGTGCGCGCGAAGCTGATCGCGCCAAGGCTGTCCGATTGCCGGCCGCAGGACGCACGTGCGCTGAAAGCGGATGGCGACGGCGATGCCGACGCGCTGTGCGCATCATGGCGGCTTGCCGACGACGAAACGTTGACGATCGCGTTGAACCTGTCGCCCGAGGCGGTGCCGTTCGACGCGCCGCGAGGGCGCGTGGTGTTCGAGACGCCGGCGCGTGCGCGCGACCGGGTCGATGAAGGGGAGTTGCCGCCGTATTCGCTCGTCGCGTGGCTGACGGGCGACGTCAATCGCTACGCGCTGACGCACGATGTGCGTCGCATCGACGACGGTTCGTGGCGCGGGATGCGTCCGAACCTGAACGCGTGA
- a CDS encoding RES family NAD+ phosphorylase, with protein MTTPIEVSRWPTTTVDWAPAYRVIPTRFPAINLFDRVASADDFDALYALESLTNDRIRNEVGTLDLVPPAERRYGQGWGPIMAAFTHLNPLGSRFSDGSYGVFYCTRTRDTAIAETRYHSGLFLAATKEPPMRQQMRLYTVFAHGDVADVRTWPQRDPALLDPVDYSAGQAFGRAVRGAGGAGIVYPSVRDPRGECLAAFRTTLLRDCQHAAYLEYNWNGSAVDAVFELNQVG; from the coding sequence GTGACGACACCGATCGAAGTCAGCCGGTGGCCCACGACCACCGTCGATTGGGCGCCCGCCTATCGCGTGATTCCCACCCGTTTTCCGGCCATCAACCTGTTCGACCGCGTCGCGTCGGCGGACGACTTCGACGCGCTCTACGCGCTCGAATCGCTGACCAACGACCGCATCCGCAACGAAGTCGGCACGCTCGATCTCGTGCCGCCCGCCGAGCGCCGCTACGGGCAGGGCTGGGGGCCGATCATGGCCGCGTTCACGCACCTGAATCCGCTGGGCAGCCGCTTTTCGGACGGCAGCTACGGCGTGTTCTACTGCACGCGCACGCGCGACACGGCGATCGCCGAAACGCGCTATCACAGCGGGCTGTTCCTCGCCGCGACGAAGGAGCCGCCGATGCGTCAGCAGATGCGGCTCTACACCGTGTTCGCGCACGGCGACGTCGCCGACGTACGCACGTGGCCGCAGCGCGATCCCGCATTACTGGACCCGGTCGACTACAGCGCGGGACAGGCATTCGGCCGTGCGGTGCGCGGTGCAGGCGGCGCGGGGATCGTCTATCCGTCGGTGCGCGACCCGCGCGGCGAGTGTCTCGCCGCGTTCCGCACGACGCTGCTGCGCGACTGCCAGCATGCGGCCTATCTCGAATACAACTGGAACGGTTCGGCCGTCGATGCGGTGTTCGAGCTGAATCAGGTCGGCTAA
- a CDS encoding sigma-54 dependent transcriptional regulator → MVARSPDANGHAAPEMTDVSVTAPEAGRKLFVIMRTPDEPLLAQLRGLGWEIAVAKTAGAAQNMTSGVSVAAGLVDFTGFTSRDYPALKMCLSQPAIGWISIAQAGITIGPAVRELIRSYCFDYVTLPLPSEWISHVLGHARGMAALDRVDGAAYAASIGEHGMIGNCEAMQQLFSTIRKVAKTDASVFISGESGTGKELTALAIHERSGRGKGPFVAINCGAIPHHLLQSELFGYERGAFTGANQRRAGRIESANGGTLFLDEIGDMPVESQASLLRFLQEGRIERLGGHESIAVDVRIISATHVDLDGAVEAGRFRADLYHRLCVLRIHEPPLRARGKDIDILAHYVLQKFKADSGRKISGFTSAALDAMRRYEWPGNVRELINRVRRAIVMAESRLLTPHDLGLDTPGETEPVTLEQARALAERTAIENALLRNDHRINKAAAELGISRVTLYRMMIEHGLNDRDHNGDNGGNDGGNDGAPSDDAGHQRVG, encoded by the coding sequence ATGGTTGCAAGGTCACCCGACGCAAACGGGCACGCGGCGCCCGAGATGACGGACGTGTCCGTCACCGCTCCCGAGGCCGGCCGCAAGCTGTTCGTGATCATGCGCACGCCCGACGAGCCGTTGCTGGCGCAACTGCGCGGGCTCGGCTGGGAGATCGCGGTCGCGAAGACGGCCGGCGCCGCGCAGAACATGACCTCCGGCGTGAGCGTGGCCGCCGGGCTGGTCGATTTCACCGGGTTCACGTCGCGCGACTATCCCGCGCTGAAGATGTGTCTGAGCCAGCCGGCGATCGGCTGGATTTCCATCGCGCAGGCCGGCATCACGATCGGCCCCGCCGTGCGCGAACTGATCCGCAGCTATTGTTTCGATTACGTGACGCTGCCGCTGCCGTCCGAATGGATTTCGCACGTGCTGGGCCATGCGCGCGGGATGGCCGCGCTCGATCGCGTCGACGGCGCCGCCTACGCGGCGTCGATCGGCGAACACGGGATGATCGGCAACTGCGAGGCGATGCAGCAACTGTTCAGCACGATCCGCAAGGTCGCGAAGACCGACGCGAGCGTGTTCATCTCGGGCGAGTCGGGCACCGGCAAGGAACTGACGGCGCTCGCGATTCACGAGCGCTCCGGCCGCGGCAAGGGGCCGTTCGTCGCGATCAATTGCGGAGCGATTCCGCATCATCTGCTGCAGTCCGAGCTGTTCGGCTACGAACGCGGCGCGTTCACCGGCGCGAACCAGCGGCGCGCGGGCCGGATCGAATCGGCGAACGGCGGCACGCTGTTTCTCGACGAGATCGGCGACATGCCGGTCGAAAGCCAGGCAAGCCTGCTGCGCTTTCTGCAGGAAGGCAGGATCGAGCGGCTCGGCGGGCACGAGTCGATCGCGGTCGACGTGCGGATCATCTCGGCCACGCACGTCGATCTCGACGGCGCGGTCGAAGCCGGGCGCTTCCGCGCGGATCTCTATCACCGGCTGTGCGTGCTGCGCATCCACGAGCCGCCGCTGCGCGCACGCGGCAAGGACATCGACATCCTCGCGCACTACGTGCTGCAGAAATTCAAGGCCGACAGCGGCCGCAAGATCAGCGGCTTCACGTCGGCCGCGCTCGATGCGATGCGGCGCTACGAGTGGCCCGGCAACGTGCGCGAGCTGATCAATCGCGTGCGGCGCGCGATCGTGATGGCCGAGAGCCGGTTGCTGACGCCGCACGATCTCGGGCTCGACACGCCCGGCGAAACCGAACCGGTGACGCTCGAACAGGCGCGGGCGCTGGCCGAGCGCACCGCAATCGAGAACGCGCTGCTGCGCAACGACCATCGGATCAACAAGGCCGCCGCCGAACTCGGCATTTCACGCGTGACGCTCTATCGGATGATGATCGAGCACGGGCTGAACGATCGCGACCACAACGGCGACAACGGCGGCAACGACGGCGGCAACGACGGCGCGCCGTCGGACGACGCCGGGCATCAGCGGGTCGGCTGA
- a CDS encoding ABC transporter substrate-binding protein: MKRLIAAVSIALLAVSAGPAVAKDWTTIRFGTDASYAPFESKTPDGKLVGFDIDLGNEICARLKAKCVWLENDFDGMIPALKAKKFDAVLSSMSITPQRAQQIGFTTKIYNQPTRLVVKKGSPLLPTAESLKGKSIGVEQGTTQETYAKAYWGKQGANVVSYQNQDGVYADLIAGRLDAALQDEVQAAIGFLKSPRGANYTFVGPELVDEKVLGIGAGIGLRQEDTDLKAKIDRAIVDMVKDGTYKRLASKYFDFDIYGG; encoded by the coding sequence ATGAAGAGACTGATTGCCGCCGTTTCGATCGCCCTGCTCGCGGTATCCGCAGGCCCCGCCGTCGCGAAGGACTGGACCACGATCCGCTTCGGCACCGACGCCAGCTATGCACCGTTCGAGTCGAAGACGCCCGACGGCAAGCTCGTCGGCTTCGACATCGACCTCGGCAACGAGATCTGCGCGCGCCTGAAGGCGAAATGCGTGTGGCTCGAGAACGACTTCGACGGGATGATTCCGGCGCTGAAGGCGAAGAAGTTCGATGCGGTGCTGTCGTCGATGTCGATCACGCCGCAGCGCGCGCAGCAGATCGGCTTCACGACGAAGATCTACAACCAGCCGACGCGGCTCGTCGTGAAGAAAGGCTCGCCGCTGCTGCCGACCGCCGAATCGCTGAAGGGCAAATCGATCGGCGTCGAGCAGGGCACGACGCAGGAGACGTATGCGAAGGCGTACTGGGGCAAGCAAGGCGCGAACGTCGTGTCGTACCAGAACCAGGACGGCGTGTATGCCGACCTGATCGCCGGTCGCCTCGACGCAGCGCTCCAGGATGAAGTGCAGGCCGCGATCGGATTCCTGAAATCGCCGCGCGGCGCGAACTATACGTTCGTCGGACCCGAACTCGTCGACGAAAAGGTGCTCGGCATCGGCGCCGGCATCGGCTTGCGCCAGGAGGACACCGACCTGAAGGCGAAGATCGACCGCGCGATCGTCGACATGGTCAAGGACGGCACCTACAAGCGGCTCGCATCGAAGTACTTCGACTTCGACATCTACGGCGGCTGA
- a CDS encoding thiamine phosphate synthase produces MNAPLPRCCVITPEPASASAADRAAFLDRLSAVLARGETLVQLRVKSLDAAAFASLAAAALARCDAAGASLMLNGPIDAAGVMRLDGAGWHLDGAALRAVAQRPLPAGRRVSAACHSHDDLLLAARAGADFVTLSPVLPTLSHPGAPTLGWAQFDTLAAQAAMPVFALGGMTHAHLDEARRHGAYGIAGIRGFW; encoded by the coding sequence ATGAACGCGCCGCTGCCGCGCTGCTGCGTGATCACGCCAGAACCGGCGTCCGCGTCGGCGGCCGATCGGGCCGCGTTTCTCGACCGGCTGTCGGCCGTGCTCGCGCGCGGCGAAACGCTCGTGCAACTGCGCGTGAAATCGCTCGACGCGGCCGCGTTCGCATCACTGGCCGCCGCGGCGCTCGCCCGCTGCGACGCAGCCGGCGCGTCCCTGATGCTGAACGGGCCGATCGATGCAGCCGGCGTGATGCGGCTCGACGGCGCCGGCTGGCATCTCGACGGCGCCGCCCTGCGCGCCGTCGCGCAACGGCCGCTGCCGGCCGGCCGCCGCGTGTCCGCCGCGTGCCACTCGCACGACGATCTGCTGCTGGCCGCGCGTGCGGGCGCGGATTTCGTCACGCTGTCGCCGGTGCTGCCGACGCTCAGCCACCCCGGCGCGCCAACGCTCGGCTGGGCGCAATTCGACACGCTGGCCGCCCAGGCCGCGATGCCCGTGTTCGCGCTCGGCGGCATGACGCACGCGCATCTCGACGAGGCGCGCCGTCACGGTGCATACGGCATCGCGGGCATCCGCGGGTTCTGGTAA
- a CDS encoding sensor histidine kinase, protein MTSTSVDPAADLLRERAAHYAAQAALFLRDQALSIASHDLRSPLNAMHSWAYVLERQLAHADPNLQRALAGIRTGIDQQVALIDGVLDAPRAETRMLTLAPRPFALRALLDETVALVRFALADARQVTLDTTLPDGEPSLAVDRERVAQALWTMLTTAVEASAAGSRVAFACTRDGAQFTARATCTVNAGALVDPAQPHAFESFARREMLRERDAKRSAWTLALCQRVALAHGGTFTHDVFADGAAATLTFSIPCEAPV, encoded by the coding sequence GTGACGTCCACTTCCGTCGATCCCGCCGCCGACCTGCTGCGCGAACGCGCAGCGCACTACGCCGCCCAGGCGGCGCTATTCCTGCGCGACCAGGCGCTCTCCATCGCGTCGCACGACCTGCGCAGCCCGCTGAATGCGATGCACAGCTGGGCCTACGTGCTCGAGCGCCAGCTCGCCCATGCCGATCCGAACCTGCAGCGCGCGCTCGCGGGCATCCGCACGGGCATCGACCAACAGGTCGCGCTGATCGACGGCGTGCTCGACGCGCCGCGCGCGGAAACGCGCATGCTCACGCTCGCGCCGCGGCCGTTCGCGCTGCGCGCGCTGCTCGACGAGACGGTCGCGCTCGTGCGGTTCGCGCTCGCCGACGCACGGCAGGTCACGCTCGACACGACGCTGCCGGACGGCGAACCGTCGCTCGCCGTCGATCGCGAACGCGTCGCGCAGGCGCTCTGGACCATGCTGACGACGGCCGTCGAGGCCAGTGCCGCGGGCAGCCGCGTCGCGTTCGCCTGCACGCGCGACGGCGCGCAATTCACCGCGCGCGCCACCTGCACCGTTAACGCCGGCGCGCTCGTCGATCCCGCGCAGCCGCACGCGTTCGAATCGTTCGCCCGGCGCGAGATGCTGCGCGAGCGCGATGCAAAGCGCAGCGCGTGGACGCTCGCGCTGTGCCAGCGCGTCGCGCTCGCGCACGGCGGCACGTTCACGCACGACGTGTTCGCCGACGGCGCCGCCGCCACGCTCACGTTCTCGATTCCCTGCGAGGCGCCGGTGTAA
- a CDS encoding MbcA/ParS/Xre antitoxin family protein, whose product MSQPAYDSHSAVPHASVAQMSAAGLRAFFNIARDWELTIDEQIVLLGSPGRSTFFKWKAAPESARLPRDTLERLSLLLGIYKGLQILLPQPAAADAWVKRPNDAAPFGGKRALDRMLAGNVGDLVAVRQYLDAMRGGWA is encoded by the coding sequence ATGTCACAGCCCGCGTACGATTCGCATTCCGCCGTGCCGCACGCTTCGGTCGCGCAGATGTCGGCGGCCGGCCTGCGTGCGTTTTTCAACATCGCGCGCGATTGGGAGCTGACGATCGACGAGCAGATCGTGCTGCTCGGATCGCCGGGCCGCTCGACGTTCTTCAAGTGGAAGGCCGCGCCCGAATCGGCGCGCCTGCCGCGCGATACGCTCGAGCGGCTATCGCTGCTACTCGGCATCTACAAGGGGTTGCAGATCCTGCTGCCCCAACCCGCCGCGGCCGATGCGTGGGTCAAGCGGCCGAACGATGCGGCGCCGTTCGGCGGCAAGCGCGCACTCGACCGGATGCTGGCCGGCAACGTCGGCGATCTGGTGGCGGTCCGGCAATATCTCGACGCGATGCGGGGTGGCTGGGCGTGA
- a CDS encoding class I SAM-dependent methyltransferase: protein MSLPASAAKFDPSRAHEYAEQSRIALAGYDACHELAACLLASAIGVPDARMLVAGAGGTGQEICVAAALEPGWQFTAVDPSAPMLALARSNVEAAGFGARTTFVEAGVDALPDAPAFDGATLIGVLHHVPGDDAKAALLHAIARRLKPGAPLVLAGNHRRYADHPRLLDAWQQRWRMKGATPDAVRAQLAKILQGADPPASEDAVFALLREAGFDAPLRFFASLFWGAWIAVRRA, encoded by the coding sequence ATGTCGCTTCCCGCCAGCGCCGCGAAATTCGATCCGTCGCGCGCACACGAATACGCCGAGCAATCGCGCATCGCGCTCGCCGGCTACGATGCGTGCCACGAACTCGCCGCATGCCTGCTCGCGTCGGCGATCGGCGTGCCCGATGCGCGGATGCTCGTCGCGGGCGCGGGCGGCACGGGGCAGGAAATCTGCGTCGCGGCCGCGCTCGAACCGGGCTGGCAGTTCACGGCCGTCGACCCGTCCGCGCCGATGCTCGCGCTCGCGCGCTCGAACGTCGAAGCCGCGGGTTTCGGCGCGCGTACGACGTTCGTCGAGGCCGGCGTCGACGCGTTGCCCGACGCGCCCGCGTTCGACGGGGCGACGCTGATCGGCGTGCTGCATCACGTGCCGGGCGACGACGCGAAAGCCGCATTGCTGCACGCGATCGCACGACGCCTGAAGCCCGGCGCACCGCTCGTGCTCGCCGGCAACCATCGCCGCTACGCGGACCACCCGCGTCTGCTCGACGCCTGGCAGCAGCGCTGGCGCATGAAAGGCGCCACGCCCGACGCCGTGCGCGCGCAGCTCGCGAAGATCCTGCAGGGCGCCGATCCGCCCGCGTCCGAGGATGCCGTGTTCGCGCTGCTGCGCGAAGCGGGCTTCGACGCGCCGCTGCGTTTTTTCGCGAGCCTGTTCTGGGGGGCGTGGATTGCGGTGCGGCGCGCATGA